One Fusobacterium ulcerans DNA segment encodes these proteins:
- a CDS encoding GntR family transcriptional regulator, whose protein sequence is MKVIKLDDKRTLSEKVYDRLKELIMDGELERGTKITETSIAKMFDVSPTPVREAFRRLASDGLIEVASWKGVIVKGIEQKDLLEIYECREALEGMVGKLAVRNITEEDIEILEGILERCNDAETPEILIELNTEFHNELLRIARNERLSKLLNELMVVILYDRDISGRYSVRRKEIVAEHLDILKYLKKKDEKKVSELMSKHIRNGYEFIKNHN, encoded by the coding sequence ATGAAGGTTATCAAATTAGATGATAAAAGAACTTTAAGTGAGAAAGTCTATGATAGATTAAAAGAGCTTATAATGGATGGAGAATTAGAGAGAGGAACAAAAATAACTGAGACTTCTATAGCTAAAATGTTTGATGTAAGCCCTACTCCAGTAAGAGAAGCTTTTAGAAGGCTTGCTTCAGATGGGCTTATAGAAGTAGCTTCATGGAAAGGTGTAATTGTAAAAGGGATAGAACAAAAAGATCTGCTGGAAATATATGAATGCAGAGAAGCTTTGGAAGGTATGGTAGGTAAACTGGCAGTTAGAAATATAACTGAAGAAGATATAGAAATACTGGAAGGAATACTGGAGAGATGCAATGATGCAGAAACACCAGAAATTCTAATAGAATTAAATACAGAATTTCATAATGAACTGTTGAGAATAGCAAGAAATGAGAGATTAAGCAAGCTTCTTAATGAGCTTATGGTAGTTATTCTTTATGATAGAGATATTTCAGGGAGATATTCAGTGAGAAGAAAGGAAATAGTAGCTGAGCATTTGGATATACTTAAATATTTAAAGAAAAAAGATGAAAAGAAAGTATCTGAACTTATGTCAAAACATATTAGAAATGGATATGAATTTATAAAAAACCACAACTAG
- a CDS encoding nitroreductase family protein translates to MVSIDKEKCIGCRACVEDCFPENLFLENGKAEIKGRCMQCGHCIAVCPVNAVSITNYPKEGIEEYNKEEFNISPERLLNFIKFRRSVRHYKNKPVEKEKLEKVIEAGRYTATGSNMQDVSYIVIQETLEKIKPVIWESLYEFALENLNEKGVIGAYAPRWIKMYEDYKKDPEKDTLFFKAPVLLVVTALSPLNGGLASSNIELMANAEGLGVLFTGFIERAIKNSKEAKKILGIDKKEVISCMLMGYPDIKFRRTVPRKQAEISWK, encoded by the coding sequence ATGGTAAGTATTGACAAGGAAAAGTGTATAGGTTGTAGAGCCTGTGTTGAAGACTGTTTTCCAGAAAATCTCTTTTTAGAAAATGGAAAAGCAGAAATCAAAGGGAGATGTATGCAGTGTGGGCACTGTATAGCAGTATGTCCAGTAAATGCAGTTTCTATTACTAATTATCCAAAGGAAGGAATAGAAGAATATAACAAAGAGGAATTTAATATTTCTCCTGAGAGACTTTTGAATTTTATAAAATTCAGAAGAAGTGTGCGTCACTATAAAAATAAACCAGTAGAAAAAGAGAAGCTGGAAAAAGTTATTGAAGCAGGACGTTATACAGCTACTGGATCAAATATGCAGGATGTATCTTATATAGTGATTCAAGAAACATTAGAGAAAATAAAACCAGTTATATGGGAAAGTCTATATGAATTTGCATTGGAAAATTTAAATGAAAAGGGTGTTATTGGAGCATATGCACCTAGATGGATAAAGATGTATGAAGATTATAAAAAAGATCCAGAGAAAGATACATTATTCTTTAAGGCACCAGTACTCTTGGTGGTTACAGCTCTTTCTCCATTAAATGGAGGGCTGGCATCATCTAATATTGAACTTATGGCAAATGCAGAGGGCTTGGGAGTTTTATTTACAGGATTTATTGAGAGAGCTATAAAAAATAGTAAGGAAGCTAAAAAAATTCTTGGAATAGATAAAAAAGAGGTAATTTCATGTATGCTCATGGGATATCCTGATATAAAATTCAGAAGAACTGTACCTAGAAAACAAGCAGAAATTTCATGGAAATAA